The nucleotide window CCTTCGGCGGCCAGGACTGGCTCTCGGCCTGGACCATTTTCTACTGGGCATGGTGGGTGTCCTGGACACCGTTCGTCGGTTCATTCCTTGCCAAGATCTCGCGCGGACGCACCATCCGGGAGTTCATCCTCGGCGTCGTCGCCGTGCCGAGCCTCGTCAGCCTCGTCTGGTTCAGTGTCTGGGGAGGCACCGCGATCACCGCGCAGAACAACGGAGTGGATATCGCCGCAGCCAACGCGGAGAGTCAGGAGTCAGCGATGTTCGCGCTGCTCGCTGAATACCCGCTGGCCTCGGTGACCGCGATCCTCGTGGTCCTGCTCGTTGCGGTGTTCTTCATCTCCGGTGCGGACGCCGCCTCGATCGTTCTGGGCTCCCTCTCCTCCTTTGGATCCGAGAACCCGAGGAAGTGGCTCACCATCCTGTGGGGCACCATGACCGGCGCGGTGGCCGCAGTCCTGCTGTTCATCGGCAGCCTGGGTGCGCTTCAAACGCTGACGATCATCGCCGCAGCACCCTTTGTCCTCATCATGGTGGGCCTCTGCGTCGCGCTGATGATGGATCTCTCAAAGGATCCGGCGATTGTCGGCGCGAAACGCCGTCGTACTCCGCCTGCACCGGCCGTTGAGCCGGAGCGGCAGGAGGAAGACCTCGGCACGGCTGAGGAAGCTGCTGTCCGGTAGCAGCCTCTTTCGATAACGACGACGACGCTCCCGCAGCCTCAGGCTGTGGGAGCGTCGTCGTCTGGATAGGCAGGCTACGGGTGAACTTCGCTCGCTGACACCCTGGCGTCGGATTCAGTGGTGTGCGGGTTGTCCGGCAGCTCGAACGTGAAAGTGGTGCCACTGCCCAGTTCGCTGCGGCAATGGATCCGGCCGCCGTGTTCCTCGACGATCGAGCGGACAATGGCCAGGCCCAGTCCCACACCGGGGATTGCCGCCTGCCGCACGGTCGAGGTCCGGAAGAACTTGGAGAACACCTCGCCGCTGTCTTCCGGGCTCATGCCCATGCCCTGATCCTCCACCTCGCAGACCACGGAGCCGGGCATCTTCTGCGCACGCACCGTGACCGTCCCGCCCGCCGGCGAATACTTGACCGCGTTGGATAAGAGGTTGTCCAGTACCTGGCCGATCCGGGCAGGATCACACCGGGCGATGGTTCCCGCCGGAACCTCATCAACAATGTCGACGCCGGCTTCCTTGCCGCGCGCAGTGATGGCATCCACTGATTCCCGCGCGATGTCGGCGAGGTCCGCGCTTACCGGGGAGACTTCCGGCGGCCCGGAGGCTGCGGTCAGTAGATCGTCCACGAGCCTGCGAAGACGCGTGACGTTGCGGCCGATGACATTGAGGCCGGTCACAATCTCCTTCGGTGGTTCGTCGTCGAGCATCATCTCCAGATAACCGACGATCACCGTCAGCGGAGTGCGCAGTTCGTGGGAGACCATCGCCACGAACTCCTCCTTTGCGTTCAGCGCATTGACGAGCTCGGTGACATCGTTGAAGGCGACGACGGCGCCCTCACGGTTCCCGCCCTCGTCCAGCATCACGCGGGCAGAGGCAGACAGGACGCGCTGGTCCTCGCCCTTGCCGATTCGGATGAGGTAATCGGAGAAGGTCTCCCCCGCAACCGCCCGGTGGGCGGGACGCTCCTCCGCCGGGATGGGCGTGACGCCGTCGGGCCGGAACAGCAGGAGGTCCCTCTCGGGTGCGTCATCGATGCCTTCGGGCAGCCCGATCCGGTGCACCTCGCGCTGGCGTCGGTTGAACAGGATGTCGTGTCCGTCCGCATCGATGGCGAGCAGGCCGACGTCGACAGTGTTCACCGTGGCATTGAGCAGCCGCTCCCGTTGGGCGCTCCGCTGGAGGAGTTGCTGCAGTGCGTGATCCTTTTCCTCCATGGCTTTTTGCTGGTCCATCATGCTGGCCGTCATGACCCGGATCGTTACGGCGATTCCGAAGATGATGGTCGGTGTCAGGGCCGACTGGGTGAGGTCGGATACGCTGACGCCGGCATCCGTGGCGAAAAGTGGAGCCCAGATCATCGCAAACGGGCCGATGAGGCTCAGGGCAAGGCACAGCCGCGGGTACAGGCCCGAGGCCGACAGCCACAGGACCGGGAACACCGCCATCAGCCCGATCCCGAGAACCTCCGTGCCTGAGCCGAAGCGCATGAGTGCGATCGGAACAAAATCGAGAACGGGGATGAGGAGGAACAGTCCGTAAGGCAGCCGGTCCCAGGGAAGGACCGCACACAGCACGAGGATGACGCCGCTGAGGACCATCCCCCACTGGAACGCGGCGCTCGTCCACACGATCGGGTGAAAGAAGATGCTGCCGGCGGCCAGCAGCGCCGTCGTAATGGAGAGCGGTGCCTGACTGAGGAGCACCCGCGAGCGCATCGACATCTCGTGGAACTGCCGGGTATTGAACGTCAGATAGGACAGAACGTTGTCCATGGTGGCTGGTGCTCCTAACGCTCGGTGCAGTTCCGACACTGCCAACTCTATAGAGCCGGACCCAACACCCTCATTCCGATGGCACGGAAGCCGCCGGTTGCGGCGCGGCTACGCGTCGGCCTCCGCATCAACAAGCACACCGCGGGAAACCGACACCATGTCTTCGCGGGGCACGACCTTGATGCGCTCACGGACCACGCCGTCGATCTCGGTTGCGGCGTCGCCGAGAGCACGTTCGTGCGCATCCAGGGCCAGCCAGCCCTCCCAGGTGGTGAACTGCACGCCGCGCCCGTTCAGAAGCTCGACGACGGCGTCATCCGCCGGAGCTGCGGCCGCCGGAAGGCTCTCAAGGTCCTCCAGCAGGTAGGTGACGGTCTCGAGGGCATCACCCTTGGTGTGTCCGATGAGGCCGACCGGCCCGCGCTTGATCCAACCGGTCGCGTACACGCCCGGCACATGGGCGCCTGAAGCATCCAGCACGCGGCCGCCGTCGTTCGGGATGACACCGCGGCGGTGATCGAATTCCACCTCCGGCAGCGCTGAGCCGAAGTAGCCCACAGCGCGGTAGACGGCCTGGACCGGGTAGTCGATAAATTCTCCGGTGCCCACGGCGTTGCCGGTTCCGTCGAGTGCGGTGCGTTCGAACTTGATGCCGGTGACCGAGCCGTCCTCACCCAGGATCTCCACGGGGTTGTGGAGGAAGTGCAGGTGGAGGCGCCGTGAGGCAGTGAAGCCGGCCGGATCGTCGGGCTGTTCGGCGATCCAGTTGGTCAGCGTGCCGACCATGGTCTTGATCTGGTTGTTGGTCTGGATCTGGCGGTCGGACTCGGCATCGAACTCGAAGTCCTCGGGATAGAGCACGATGTCCACATCGCGGGAGTGCGAGAGTTCCCGAAGCTCCAGCGGGGTGAACTTCACCTGCGCCGGGCCGCGGCGGCCGAACACGTGGACGTCCGTCACGGGAGAGTTCTTCAGACCCGCGTAGACATTGTCCGGGATCTCGGTGACCAGAAGGTCCTCGGCGTGCTTGGAGAGTACGCGCGCCACGTCGAGCGCCACGTTCCCGTTGCCGAGGACTGCGATCTCGGTGGCTTCGAGCGGCCACTCGCGGGGAACGTCCGGGTGGCCGTCGTACCAGGAGACGAAGTCCGCTCCGCCGAAGGAGCCCTCGAGCTCGATGCCGGGAATGTTGAGATCCGCGTCCTTGATCGCGCCGGTGGCGAAGATGACGGCGTCGTAATGGGTGCGCAGGTCCTCCAGCGTGAGGTCCGTGCCGTACTCGACGTTCCCGAAGAAGCGGATGTCACCGCGGTCCAGGACCTTGTGCAGGGCATTGACGATGCCCTTGATGCGCGGGTGGTCGGGCGCAACCCCGTAGCGGATCAGGCCGTACGGCGCCGGGTAGCGGTCGTAGAGGTCGATGCTGACCGTCAGCTCGCCTGAAGCGACCGGCGCTGACTTCGTGAGGATATCGGCAGCATAGACGCCGGCCGGACCGGATCCGATGACGGCGACGCGGAGCGGACGGGAGACACCGGAGGAGAAGGTTGCAGGTTGCGACACGGCTGTGTTCCTTTGCTGTGATGTGGTGTGTAGGTGTTGTGCAGGAGCGGCTAGGTGGGCTGCCAATGAGGTGAAAGCGCGACGACGTTCCCCACCACAATCACGGCGGGAGACTCCACGCCACGCGCTTCAGCGAGGTCTGCGATGGTCTCGAGGGTGCCGGTGGTCACGCGCTGCGACTCCATCCACCCGCTCTCGATGATCGCGACGGGCGTGGACGCCGCCCGGCCGCCGGTGATGAGCGATGAGGCGGAGGACCGCAGCAGCGAGACTCCCATCAGGAGGATCAGCGTGTGGTCGCTTCCCAGCGGGATGAGGCCCGTCTGCTGCCGGATGTCCTCATGGCCTGTGATGACGCTGAACCCCTTCGCCACTCCCCGATGCGTGACGGGAATGCCGGCGGCGGCGGGCACCGAGATGGCGGACGTGACACCTGGAACCACCTCGACGGGCACGCCGTGATCGCGGCAGTAAGCTTCCTCTTCCCCACCGCGTCCCAGGACATACGGGTCGCCGCCCTTCAGCCGCACAACGCGGTTGCCCAGCAGCGCCTGCTCCACGAGGATCCGGTTGATTTCATCCTGCGGCACGGGGTGATGGCCGGGAAGCTTGCCCACCTCGATCACCTGGACGTCCGCAGAAAGTCCGGTCAGCAGCGAGCGCGGTCCAAGCCGGTCGGCCACAACGACGTCGGCCTGCGCCAGGAGGCGCCTGCCGCGGGTGGTGATGAGGCCGGCATCGGCCGGTCCGCCTCCCACCAGCGCCACCGAACCCATCGCGTTTTCCGAAGCCCGGCGGTATCGCCGCAGCGGCAGCTCACCGGATTCGAGGGCGGCAGCAACGCCGTCGCGCAGGGCCGCCGCGCGCTTGGGGTCGCCGTCGGTATTGACGGCCACGGTTACGTCATCGATGCGTGCGACGGCGGGAACCCACGCTGCGGAAGCCGCGGAGTCGCCGCCCTTGACGCACCAGATGCGCAGCGCGTCGGCCTCGGCGGCAATCCGGTCCTGCGCCTCGGCGGAACCGGAGTGGGCGAGGACCAGCCACGCGCCGTCGAGGTCGGCGGTGCGGTATTCGCGCTGCTGCCAGTCCACCCGACCGGCGGCAGCCGCGTCGGTGATGTCTTCACAGGCGAAGGGGGCAACGACCGTGACCCGTGCGCCGTCGTCGAGCAGTGCCTGCAGGCGGCGGGCAGCCACAGGGCCGCCGCCCACCACGAGCACGCGGCGGCCGCGCAATTGCAGTCCGAGGGGATAGGTCATCGGGAACCTCCGGTCAGCAGGCCGCGGCGGCGCAGGAGACGGCGTTCGAGCGGACCGAAGACCAGCACCTCGATCACGACGCCCACCACGAGGATCAGGAGGATGGTTGCCATGACCCCGCCGACGTCGTCGAGCTCGCGTCCGCGCTGCAGCAGCGTGCCAAGGCCGAGACCCAGTTGCTGGCCGCCGGCAATGATTTCGGCGGCCATCAGGGCCCGCCAGGAAAAAGCCCAGCCCTGCCGGAGACCGGAAATGTAGGCAGGGAGGGCCGCAGGCAGCACGATGTGCAGTGCGGTGTCCCAGGTTCGCGCGCCGAGTACCCGCCCCACCTTTCGGTGCAGCGGCTGGATCTGATCCACGCCGGCGAGCAGTCCGTTGACGATGGCCGGAACCGCGCCGGTGAGCACCACGAAGTACACCGTGGCGTCGGTGACGCCGAAGAAGAGGATGGCCAGCGGAACCCAGGCCACGGTCGGCAGCGTGAGCAGGAAGGTCATGTAAGGCGCGACGGCGGCGCGAAGCCACGTCGAGGAGGACAGCACCAGTGCCAGCACAGTACCGACGAGCACGGACAGGAGGAACCCCGGTACGCCGCGGCTCAGGCTGGTGGCGACGCCCTGTATGACCTCACCGGATGCCCACAGCCTTCCCAGCGCGGCGAAGAGGTCAGCCGGTCCGGTTCCGCCGCTGATCGATGAGGCAGCAGCCCAGAGGCCGAGGACCACAACCAGGGTGGCGATGGGTGCCAGAACCAGCAGGAAACCACGCGGCCGTCGTGCTTTCGAAACGGTCGGAACGGACTGCGCGGACCGTCTGGATTCAGCTAACTGCGGCAAGACCGTGCACCTCCCGGTGGAGGACAGTCCTGATCGTCTCCGCCAGCGCCGCTCCGGCGACGGCGTCATGGCGCTGAGTGTCCGAGACCTGCCATTCCCCGGCGATGGAGCCTTGGTCCGAGGCCAGAAGAATGACGCGCTGGCCCAGCCTGATGGCTTCGCGCACGTTGTGGGTCACCAGGACGATGGTCCGTCCGGTGGCACGCCAGATGTCCTCCAACTCGTCGTGAAGGAAATCCCGCGTGATGGAGTCAAGCGCGCTGAACGGCTCGTCCATGAGGAGGAGACTGCGGTTCTGGGCGAGGGCGCGCGCCAGCGCAACCCGCTGCTGCATTCCGCCCGAGAGCTGGTGCACCAACCTTTTGCCGGCATCGGGTAGCCGGACGATGGTCAGGAGCTCCTGCGTCCGCTGCTGACGATCCTGCCGCGGCACACCCGCGAACTTCAGTGCGAGCGAGATATTGCCGGACGCGCTGAGCCACGGCAGCAGCGCGGACTCCTGGAACATGACTGCCGCGGGCGGCGCCAGGACGGTACCGCCGTCGGCAGAGTCGAGCCCGGCGACGATGTTCAGCAGAGTCGACTTGCCCGAACCTGATCCGCCGACCAGGCACACGAACTCGCCCTGGGAAATCGACAGGTTAAGCCCTTCGAAAACCGGGGTGCTCCCGAAATTCTTGGTCAGGTTGGCGATCTCCACAGTCG belongs to Arthrobacter tumbae and includes:
- a CDS encoding FAD-dependent oxidoreductase, with amino-acid sequence MSQPATFSSGVSRPLRVAVIGSGPAGVYAADILTKSAPVASGELTVSIDLYDRYPAPYGLIRYGVAPDHPRIKGIVNALHKVLDRGDIRFFGNVEYGTDLTLEDLRTHYDAVIFATGAIKDADLNIPGIELEGSFGGADFVSWYDGHPDVPREWPLEATEIAVLGNGNVALDVARVLSKHAEDLLVTEIPDNVYAGLKNSPVTDVHVFGRRGPAQVKFTPLELRELSHSRDVDIVLYPEDFEFDAESDRQIQTNNQIKTMVGTLTNWIAEQPDDPAGFTASRRLHLHFLHNPVEILGEDGSVTGIKFERTALDGTGNAVGTGEFIDYPVQAVYRAVGYFGSALPEVEFDHRRGVIPNDGGRVLDASGAHVPGVYATGWIKRGPVGLIGHTKGDALETVTYLLEDLESLPAAAAPADDAVVELLNGRGVQFTTWEGWLALDAHERALGDAATEIDGVVRERIKVVPREDMVSVSRGVLVDAEADA
- the cobA gene encoding uroporphyrinogen-III C-methyltransferase, translating into MTYPLGLQLRGRRVLVVGGGPVAARRLQALLDDGARVTVVAPFACEDITDAAAAGRVDWQQREYRTADLDGAWLVLAHSGSAEAQDRIAAEADALRIWCVKGGDSAASAAWVPAVARIDDVTVAVNTDGDPKRAAALRDGVAAALESGELPLRRYRRASENAMGSVALVGGGPADAGLITTRGRRLLAQADVVVADRLGPRSLLTGLSADVQVIEVGKLPGHHPVPQDEINRILVEQALLGNRVVRLKGGDPYVLGRGGEEEAYCRDHGVPVEVVPGVTSAISVPAAAGIPVTHRGVAKGFSVITGHEDIRQQTGLIPLGSDHTLILLMGVSLLRSSASSLITGGRAASTPVAIIESGWMESQRVTTGTLETIADLAEARGVESPAVIVVGNVVALSPHWQPT
- a CDS encoding ABC transporter permease yields the protein MPQLAESRRSAQSVPTVSKARRPRGFLLVLAPIATLVVVLGLWAAASSISGGTGPADLFAALGRLWASGEVIQGVATSLSRGVPGFLLSVLVGTVLALVLSSSTWLRAAVAPYMTFLLTLPTVAWVPLAILFFGVTDATVYFVVLTGAVPAIVNGLLAGVDQIQPLHRKVGRVLGARTWDTALHIVLPAALPAYISGLRQGWAFSWRALMAAEIIAGGQQLGLGLGTLLQRGRELDDVGGVMATILLILVVGVVIEVLVFGPLERRLLRRRGLLTGGSR
- a CDS encoding ABC transporter ATP-binding protein, with translation MNGVPTVEIANLTKNFGSTPVFEGLNLSISQGEFVCLVGGSGSGKSTLLNIVAGLDSADGGTVLAPPAAVMFQESALLPWLSASGNISLALKFAGVPRQDRQQRTQELLTIVRLPDAGKRLVHQLSGGMQQRVALARALAQNRSLLLMDEPFSALDSITRDFLHDELEDIWRATGRTIVLVTHNVREAIRLGQRVILLASDQGSIAGEWQVSDTQRHDAVAGAALAETIRTVLHREVHGLAAVS
- a CDS encoding sensor histidine kinase, with protein sequence MDNVLSYLTFNTRQFHEMSMRSRVLLSQAPLSITTALLAAGSIFFHPIVWTSAAFQWGMVLSGVILVLCAVLPWDRLPYGLFLLIPVLDFVPIALMRFGSGTEVLGIGLMAVFPVLWLSASGLYPRLCLALSLIGPFAMIWAPLFATDAGVSVSDLTQSALTPTIIFGIAVTIRVMTASMMDQQKAMEEKDHALQQLLQRSAQRERLLNATVNTVDVGLLAIDADGHDILFNRRQREVHRIGLPEGIDDAPERDLLLFRPDGVTPIPAEERPAHRAVAGETFSDYLIRIGKGEDQRVLSASARVMLDEGGNREGAVVAFNDVTELVNALNAKEEFVAMVSHELRTPLTVIVGYLEMMLDDEPPKEIVTGLNVIGRNVTRLRRLVDDLLTAASGPPEVSPVSADLADIARESVDAITARGKEAGVDIVDEVPAGTIARCDPARIGQVLDNLLSNAVKYSPAGGTVTVRAQKMPGSVVCEVEDQGMGMSPEDSGEVFSKFFRTSTVRQAAIPGVGLGLAIVRSIVEEHGGRIHCRSELGSGTTFTFELPDNPHTTESDARVSASEVHP